The genomic DNA TGCGAGCTGTCATGAGACGCTACGAGCCATAGCAAGACGACCGGCAGGTCAGCATCTGCGATTTGCGTAGGATGCGGGGACGCCGGTGGACGTTGAGAGGCATAGGAAGACAACCAGTTCGACAGACACCGTCTCCGCCAGAACAAATAAAAAAGCCTCCCCTGCGGGAGGCTTTTTTATTTGTCTGGACGGCAGACGGTGGATTCGAAGCCCCCGCGCCTGCCAGCGCGGGGGCTCTCCGAATCGCCCATTTGCTGGGCCTCCGGCCCAGCGCCGCGCGCCGAGGGCGCGCGACGTAACCCATTCCACCGCGAGAGACGAGCGCGCAGCGCAAGGCTCTCGCAGCGAAGTGCGCAAGTGGCTCCGCCGGGAGCGCCTCACCTGCCGTAATGCGTCTTATTTGTCTGGAAGCCAGACGATTGATTCGAAGACTTCGCGCCTGCCAGCGCGGGGGTTCTGGCGGATCGCCCATCTGCTGATGCAGCGCGCCCAAGGCACGCGACGTGCGCGTCGTCTGAAATACCGAGAAGGCGCGCGACAGCGCTAGGCTCTTGCAGCGTGAATACGCGCGAGTAGCTTTGCCAGGAGAGCAGGCCTCGCGGGAGACGTTTTTTTACCCCTGTAGGGTATCGTTGTTCGTTTAACCGGATCGGTGCACCAACGCGGTAAGTTCTGGCTGAAGGTCTTCAACGAACTAAAATTCGTGGACTGAGCGATATACTCATCGCCGCCGTCGATAGCCAGCGGGCATCCTCGAGGCCGTGGAACCGCAAGCGCAGATCCAGACGCGCATAATGCATCTGATTCTGCAGCTCGACAATGCCGGCCATTTGAAAACACCGCAAGGGAGCTTACAGCGGCTCTCAGCCTTATACCGGCCAGTTAACGCCGAGGTGGCCAAGCCGCACTGGACGCGTTTTCGTTCGGGCTAAGGAGCAAACATCCCACTATCGCCGCTATGTGGGGCCTCCGGTGATCCTCAACAACCGTTGTTGTTTCCCCGGTCAAGACGCCGTGGCTAGACGCGGCTTCGGGCTTGCACAATCGGGAAAAGCGAAAAGACGGCGCCGCGCACTTGGAAGCTTGCTGCCGATCAGTTCATCGTCGTGCGCGGCTCCGACAAGTCCGGGAGCCTCATGGCGGCGTGTCGGAGTGCGCCGAGATTGGTGCTGCTATACGGCTCAGCGGCTTTTTTACTTCTTCCAAAGGCTTCCAACGGCTTCTATCTTTCGGACATCACTTTCAGCAGCATGTTCGCTCTATCGAACTCTTTCGATAACAAGTCATCATCCCGCTTTTTTTGAACCGCGCGCTCCAATAATGGCCGCGCTTCTGACAGCCTACCCGTTTCATAGAGCAGATCGCCAAGGCAAATCAGGCCTTGAACGAACGCGACTTCATCGCCCATGGTTTCCGATTCGCTGATGACTTCCCGAAGCGTTTCTTCCCCACGATCGATAGCCCCCCTGTCGAGCAACATCAGTGCCTTCTGGAACTTTTGACGGACCGTCATTTATTACCTCCTAGTTAGCATCCTGAGCCGTATCGACCGGCAAAGTTTCGTGAAGATTTTGCAATATTGTAGTCTCTCATCATACTCCTTGTTTTCGTCTCAAGGTCCTTACGAGTAAAGTTTGGATTCTGTTGATACCAGGTTTTCCAGTCCGTATTCCAGCCACGCTCATGCACATCTATGTGTTGAGCATTGGGGATTCGGGCGATCTGCCTGTGAACGTAGTCATCAGGATCTGTGATTCCTGACTGCCGCATCTGTACCATGAAGTTTGCATCGTTCAGCATTGCTTGAGGAATAAGGTGATGTTCTCGTGTAGATGCAGGTCCATAGCGCTCTCGCCACTGATCGCTACAACGGGCCATTCCTCCCTTGGTAGTGCCGGTCAATGTACGTTGCAGCCCTAACGGGTCAACCCAGGCTGTCGTGTTCGGCGCGTACTGATGAACATTCAGTCCACCAGCCAACCCGATAGGATCCCTTGAGATGAACCGTCCACTCATGGGGTCGTAGTACCTATATCTATTGAAGTGCAAGCCAGTTTCTTCCTCGATGTACTGCCCTTGGAATCGTAATGGGTTCCGCATCCCTGCCCTGTATGCAGCCTCACCAATTACGTCCTTCGCTTCTCCCCAAGCCCTATATTGCGCGGACCACGCGACCTTGCCCTCGCAATCAGTCAACTCCTGCGGCGTGCCCAAATGATCGCATTGGTAAAAAGCCAGCTCGTCGTCGCTGAACGGTTCGGCGTCCCGCTCGAACTCACCGTTCCACAGCGGATCGAGTGCAATATCGTAGTTGCCGTAGTTGGCCGCCATCAGTGCTTTGACATCGGTAGTGGGCGGCATTTGAAGCGCTTGGCTCCGCGTTGCTTGCACCAGTGGCACGAAGCTGTCGCGCTCGTACACGTAGTGCACTGTCCGTACGCCTCTTGCATGGCCGAAGTGCGTACTGCTTTCCAGCGCCAGCGTATCGCCATCCCAGCCGTACATGGTCTGGGTTGTGTTTTGGAGGCTAGCGCCGTCGCTCGCATGACTATGCTTGGCGATGCGCCGCCCTAGCGGATCGTGGGCGAACGTGGTGATGCCGTGTCGGGTGATGGCTCGTGTCATCCGGTTGAACGCATCCCACTCAAACGTGTCGCGCTGGCCGTTCCGCAGCCGTTCAATAAGGTTACCGCGATCGTCATAGCGGTAGCTGGTGCCGGCATATTCCTTGAGCAGGTTGTCCAGTACCTTCGGCAGTGGGGCGCGGGTGGCAATGCTCTGGTGCTGCTGCGCGGTGTTTGGCACCTGAATATTGCCAGCAGGGTCGAACGCAAACGTCTCATGGCCCAGCGCGCTGTTTGCCGCCAGCAGCCGGCCGATGGGATCGTAGCGGTATTCAATATGGCCGCGTCGGGTGTCGTCGATACTCGTCAGCTGGCCGGAGCGGTCGTAGCGGTAGCGCCGCTGGATAGCCGCCTGCATGCCAACTTGCGCGTCAGGACGATACTGGTCGGGACGGAACTCCACGTTTTTCCGGCCCAGCTGCTGCTCGATCAGCCGGCCGGCCGGGTCGTACTTCATCGTTTGCAGCAAGCCGTTGGCCTGGGTGCGAGCGGTCTCCTGATACAGCGCGTCGCGCTCGAAGGACACGACTTCTTGCCCGTCGAGCAGCAGGCCGTGCACGTGGCCTGCGCCATAGGTCAGCCAGTCGATACGGTGGCCGTCGGGGCGGGTCGTGCCGATGCGCTGGTTCAGTTCGTCGTAGCGGTGGTGCCAGACTGCCGTGCGCTTGTCCGGATGGAATGGGCCGTGGTAATGCTGGTGTTCGCGTACCAGGTTGCCGGCAGGGTCGTAGAACCACTGCAGCCGGGCGTGTTCGTTCTTCGCGTCCGCCAGTTGTCCGCTGGCGTAGTAGGCGAAGGTTTCGATTTGCTCGGGCTGGCCGGGCGCGGCGGCGCGGCGCTGCATGAGCCGGCCCATGGCGTCGAACTCGAGTCGCGTGATCACGCCGGCTTCCTCGGTTTCCGCCAGCACGCCAGTCCCTTCCTGGTAGCGGTAGTCGGTGGTCTTGCCATCGAAACCCTGTTCCTGCAGCAGGCGGCCGACCGGGTCGTATTGGAACCGATACACGCTGCCGTTTTCGTTTTCCAGTGCGGACAGCCGGCCCAGCGCGTCCCAGCGGTAACGCAGGCTGTGTCCCAGCGCGTCGGTACGCTGCGCGATCAGGCCGGCCGCGGTGTAGCGGTAGGCGGTGGTGCGTTGCAGAGCATCGATGTGCGCCAGCAGGCGGCCTTCGGCATCGTGGCGCAGTTGCTCTTCGCTGCCGTCGGGGTGGATGACGGCTTCGAGCTGGCCTGGGTGATTGCCGGTTTCTTCGCTGAGCGCCAAGGTCAGCGCTTCGGCGTTGACTGGCGTGTAGCGGTAGCGCGTGATGTTGCCGGCGGCGTCGAAGCTTTTGATGAGGCGCTTGCGCTCGTCGTATTGCCACTGGGTGCTGTGGCCGGAACAGTCGGTGTAGCTGGCGAGCTGGCCGTCCGGCGTATAGGTCAGTTTCTTGACGCCGCCCTTGGCATCGGTGACTTCGACGGGGCGGCCCGCCTTGTCATAGGCGTATTGGGTCTTGTTGCCGAGCGGGTCGATTTCCTCGACCAGGTGGCCTTGCGCATCGTAGTCACGCTTCCAGGTGCCGCCTTCGAGATCGAGGATGCCTGTGATGCGGTGGTTGGCGTCGCATTCGAAGTGGAGCTGGCTGCCATCTGCCCGGGTGTGGGTCAGCAGGTTGCCGTGGTCGTCGTAGCGGAAATGCTCGCTGCTGCCGTCGGTGTGGATGTGGCGGATGACGTTCTTCGCGTTGTCGCGGTAGAACCATTCTTCCAGGCCGTCCGGGTAGATGGTGCGATAGGTGTAGCCGGCGATGTCGTAGTAATAGCGCGTCTCATTGCCCAGTGCGTCGGTGACGTAGGTCAGGCGGATGTTCTTGTCCCACTCGAGGCGGGTGTTCGTGGCTGCCGTCGTCCGCCCACTCGCGTATTGCCTTGGCGTTCGCGCCGCTGTCGATGCTGGTGTCGTAGGCCAGGTTCATGCCGCGACCGGTACGGTCGGTGTAGCGCGTGACGAGGTGGCGGTCGTACTGGTAGTGCCAGGCGGCCGCGTTTTCGTCCTGAGCGGAGATCAGGTCGTCGTGCTCGTTGTAGTCGTAGGCGGATAGTTGGCGCACCAACTGGCCATCCTTGATTTCCCACAGCGCGACAATGTGGCCATTGTCGTCGACCTGGGTGCCGGCATGGGCGACGATGGTGTCGCCTTGCTTGCTGATGATGTCGCTGAGGACCGCTTCGCCATTGGCCATGTGGTCGTAGCGCAGGCCGAGGGCTGCGCCGTCCTTGGCATGAATGGCGATCAGGCGGAAGTGCTGCTTGCCCATCTCGGCTGCCTTGCTGCGCACCGTGTCGGTCAATTCATAGGTCTCGCGCCACGGGCTTGGTTGGCCTTCGGGCAGCGGCTTGCCGAAGTCGAGTGTGAGCAGCGTGACACTCATGCGCGTCAACGTGATCTGCTCGACTGGGTCATGATGCTTTTCGCCGACCGCCAGCCATGGGTAGCGGTGGCTGCGGCCATCGGCGGCGTGGTAGAGCAGGCCGGTCGGCTTGCCCTGGCCAACGACGTCGATGCGTGTGCTGTACGGTGTCAGCCAGCGCGCGCCGAGGTTGCCGCGATCGTAGGCGGTCAGCTGACTGCGGTAGGTGCGGCTCCATTCGATCGGGAGTGGGGCATCCAGTACGAAGTCGGTATGCGTGAACGTTTCGGCGCCGGTGGCGAAGCTGATCGAGTGGGCGGTGGCGGCCTTGGCCGGGCACAGCTTGCAGTTGTTGGCGTCGCCGGTAGCGGGGCTTTGATGGCTGGAAGCGCCCAGCTCGTGGCCAGGGTTGTCCTTCTTGTGCTGCGCGCCTTTCGCGGAAGGCACCAGCACCGCATGGCGCTTCTTGTGCTTGACGACGGCGTCGCGCAGGCGCAGCAGGATCCACTTGATGCTCATCTGCGCCTTCTCATCGGCCAGCGCGGTCAACTGGGCGCGGAACGCTGGCTTGAAGTTGGTCAGGTGTGTGATGATGACCGTCACGCCGGCGACTGCGCTTTCCGGCAGCTGGCGCGCTGCACTAGCGGCGGCATAGTTTGCAGCCTTCTTGTACTGCCGGTCCAGGGCACCCAACATGCGGCGCCAGCTGCTCTGCACCTTGTGGTCGTGCAGCTTGTGTTCCACCGCCGCCGGCGAGGCGATCTCGAACAGCGGTTCCTTGCCGATGCAGCGCTTGAGAATCTTGATCAGGTCGTCGGCAATGCCGTCTGCCATCTTGGCGCAATCGTCCAGGATGCCGGACAGCCTGGCCATCGCGCCGTCGATAAAGGTGTCGAGTTCGCCGGCCAGTTTCGCGTTGAGGTTCACGGCCAGCACCTCGACCAGCGTGGCGCCAACATCCTTGAAGCCCATGGCGAACTTTTGCTTGGCGAAGTGCAGGGCCGGGCGCAGGCTCATGCGCGCCGCAGCCGTCGCCGGTAGGGGGATCACGCCGATCAGGTTGATGCCCAGGCTGACCCACGCCAGGAACTCGATTTCCTTCTTGGCGACATATTTCTGGACGATGCCGACGACATCCATGACGGCATCGATCACCGCCATGATGTTGCCGATCACGGGCAAGCTACCGGCCACCGTGCTCAGGCGCTCGAGCGTGACATAGTCGTGGCTGATCTTGCGCAGCCATTTGTCGAAAGCCGCGGCTCCCGCGCCGACGTCTTGCTGGTCGATCGTGTTGAGTGGGGCGACGGCGACTTCGGGCGCGCGTTCGATGGGCTTGGACGTGGATTCTGTCATGGCGCAGTTATGCGGTATTTTTTCTAAGGCGCGTTCGGGACTTCGGTGCCACAGCATGGGCGGGTGCATAACCCCCCCCCGGCACGAAAGGGTTGTTATTTTAGCATGGTCAAAGCGCTGCTGTACGGTGGCGGCGACTCGGCCGTTTAATGTGCAATGCCTGAACTGACGCCCAGTGAAGCGGTCATTTCAGCTGTGTATCCTAGGGAGTTTGCTAACCCGGCAAAAAAAAGTTACCGTCGCGTTGGTCAAGCTCAAATCGAATGTGGCTTTTTTACGCCGAACCGATGCGGTCTTGCGGACAAGGAAGCTTGGCGTCGATTGTTGTACTGCCAGTTGGCCCAAGTGTAAGGACGCTGCGTCGATGACGCTGTGTGGCTACGGTTTATAGCCATGGGGATTTTGTCCGTCGGCAGATTCCTAAGGATTAAAGCCCTGCATTCACACTGCAGGGGTCGCATGTTCGAAACTTGCACTTCCCACCAGGATTATTTGTGTGGGATCAAAGGCTTGGCGCTCGCCGGCGATGGTTCGAAGCAACGGCTGACAAGGCCTTTGGTGCGGGACACTCAGGCTTCCAGGATTGCGCCAGCACGAGCGGACGCGCCGCCGCTGCGCTTCGTTGTAGCCGGGCATCAGTCGGCGCGTATTTTGGGTCGAAAACGCTCGCCGGAATGCAGAAGTGACAAACTGCGAGAATGTTGCTCAAGGGGACGCGTTATTCTGACTCTACCTTAGCTCTCTTTTCTCCCATCATGGTAGACCTCAACGCCCTTCGCGCAAATCGCGCAAAACCTCTTCCCATTGATCCGCACGAGATCCTTCGTCGGCTGCCGAAGCCCGCGGGCTTCAATGACCTTTACTCCAGCCAGGCCGAGGTCCTTCAACAGTGGTTCGCGAAGCGCACCGCCAGGGATACTGTCGTCAAGCTGCATACCGGCGGGGGCAAGACGCTCGTTGGGTTGCTAATGGCGCAGTCAAGTCTGAACGAACTGAAGCAGCCAGTGTTGTACCTCGCACCCACTGTCCAGCTCGTGGAGCAGACGCTCGAGCGGGCAGCGCAGTTTGGGATCCCGGCCGTCAAGTACGAGAGCGGCGCGGGCCCCCTCAACGACGACTTCGCCAACGCCAAAGCCATCATGGTCGGCACCTATAAAGCGCTCTTTCATGGCCGCAGCAAATTCGGGCTCGAGGGTAGCGCTAACCCTGTCATGGCCGGCGCCATTATTCTCGACGACGCACACTCGTCGTTCCCACTCGTGCGCGAGTCGTTCACCCTCGATGTCTCGGCCCGCAACGACAACGAGCGCTACCGCGCCCTGTGCGATCTGTTCCGACAAGCATTTCGCGATGTTGGCAAGGCAGGGACGTTCGACGACATTGTCTCGGGAGGAGAGTCATCGGTTGTCGAGGTGCCATACAACGCCTGGCGTGAGCGGATTCAGGCCGTCGAACAACTGCTGCGCCAGGATCTGGACCCGTTCACGTATCATGGCCGCTTGTTCGCGACAAGCTTTTGATGTGCCATGCCTTTGTGAGTTCCGCGAACTTTAGCATCACGCCGATCCTGCCGTTCCCAAACGCTTTTCCAACGTTCGCACACTGCCCTCGGCA from Pseudoduganella armeniaca includes the following:
- a CDS encoding RHS repeat-associated core domain-containing protein codes for the protein MALSEETGNHPGQLEAVIHPDGSEEQLRHDAEGRLLAHIDALQRTTAYRYTAAGLIAQRTDALGHSLRYRWDALGRLSALENENGSVYRFQYDPVGRLLQEQGFDGKTTDYRYQEGTGVLAETEEAGVITRLEFDAMGRLMQRRAAAPGQPEQIETFAYYASGQLADAKNEHARLQWFYDPAGNLVREHQHYHGPFHPDKRTAVWHHRYDELNQRIGTTRPDGHRIDWLTYGAGHVHGLLLDGQEVVSFERDALYQETARTQANGLLQTMKYDPAGRLIEQQLGRKNVEFRPDQYRPDAQVGMQAAIQRRYRYDRSGQLTSIDDTRRGHIEYRYDPIGRLLAANSALGHETFAFDPAGNIQVPNTAQQHQSIATRAPLPKVLDNLLKEYAGTSYRYDDRGNLIERLRNGQRDTFEWDAFNRMTRAITRHGITTFAHDPLGRRIAKHSHASDGASLQNTTQTMYGWDGDTLALESSTHFGHARGVRTVHYVYERDSFVPLVQATRSQALQMPPTTDVKALMAANYGNYDIALDPLWNGEFERDAEPFSDDELAFYQCDHLGTPQELTDCEGKVAWSAQYRAWGEAKDVIGEAAYRAGMRNPLRFQGQYIEEETGLHFNRYRYYDPMSGRFISRDPIGLAGGLNVHQYAPNTTAWVDPLGLQRTLTGTTKGGMARCSDQWRERYGPASTREHHLIPQAMLNDANFMVQMRQSGITDPDDYVHRQIARIPNAQHIDVHERGWNTDWKTWYQQNPNFTRKDLETKTRSMMRDYNIAKSSRNFAGRYGSGC
- a CDS encoding DUF6531 domain-containing protein, whose translation is MTESTSKPIERAPEVAVAPLNTIDQQDVGAGAAAFDKWLRKISHDYVTLERLSTVAGSLPVIGNIMAVIDAVMDVVGIVQKYVAKKEIEFLAWVSLGINLIGVIPLPATAAARMSLRPALHFAKQKFAMGFKDVGATLVEVLAVNLNAKLAGELDTFIDGAMARLSGILDDCAKMADGIADDLIKILKRCIGKEPLFEIASPAAVEHKLHDHKVQSSWRRMLGALDRQYKKAANYAAASAARQLPESAVAGVTVIITHLTNFKPAFRAQLTALADEKAQMSIKWILLRLRDAVVKHKKRHAVLVPSAKGAQHKKDNPGHELGASSHQSPATGDANNCKLCPAKAATAHSISFATGAETFTHTDFVLDAPLPIEWSRTYRSQLTAYDRGNLGARWLTPYSTRIDVVGQGKPTGLLYHAADGRSHRYPWLAVGEKHHDPVEQITLTRMSVTLLTLDFGKPLPEGQPSPWRETYELTDTVRSKAAEMGKQHFRLIAIHAKDGAALGLRYDHMANGEAVLSDIISKQGDTIVAHAGTQVDDNGHIVALWEIKDGQLVRQLSAYDYNEHDDLISAQDENAAAWHYQYDRHLVTRYTDRTGRGMNLAYDTSIDSGANAKAIREWADDGSHEHPPRVGQEHPPDLRHRRTGQ
- a CDS encoding DEAD/DEAH box helicase family protein; the encoded protein is MVDLNALRANRAKPLPIDPHEILRRLPKPAGFNDLYSSQAEVLQQWFAKRTARDTVVKLHTGGGKTLVGLLMAQSSLNELKQPVLYLAPTVQLVEQTLERAAQFGIPAVKYESGAGPLNDDFANAKAIMVGTYKALFHGRSKFGLEGSANPVMAGAIILDDAHSSFPLVRESFTLDVSARNDNERYRALCDLFRQAFRDVGKAGTFDDIVSGGESSVVEVPYNAWRERIQAVEQLLRQDLDPFTYHGRLFATSF